In the Flavobacterium acetivorans genome, one interval contains:
- a CDS encoding Lrp/AsnC family transcriptional regulator: protein MSKFRLDEVDHQILDMLIDNTRVPFTDIAKKLLISAGTVHVRVKKMEDAGIIMGSSLVLDYDKLGYSFIAYVGVFLNNTSQTKFVLERINEIPFVTVASVTTGKFNIFCKIRAKDTKHAKDVIFMIDDIDGVYRTETMISLEESINDKKRLMHTIFKNM, encoded by the coding sequence ATGAGTAAGTTCCGTTTAGATGAGGTAGATCATCAGATCCTAGATATGTTGATAGATAACACAAGAGTTCCGTTTACGGATATTGCCAAGAAATTATTGATTTCAGCAGGAACTGTGCATGTTAGAGTAAAGAAAATGGAAGATGCCGGAATTATAATGGGATCATCATTAGTACTTGATTATGATAAATTAGGCTATTCTTTTATTGCTTATGTAGGTGTTTTTCTTAATAATACTTCTCAAACAAAGTTTGTTTTGGAGCGTATTAACGAGATTCCTTTTGTGACTGTAGCTTCAGTGACTACAGGTAAGTTTAATATTTTTTGTAAAATTAGAGCAAAAGATACTAAGCATGCTAAAGATGTTATTTTTATGATTGATGATATTGATGGGGTTTATAGAACTGAGACTATGATTTCATTGGAAGAAAGTATTAATGATAAAAAACGCTTGATGCATACCATTTTTAAGAACATGTAA
- a CDS encoding M14 family metallopeptidase, with product MDLEQLFIKNKEQSIAGRYLTLDAIEPLLNKLNTNNQLSIIGQSVLEKPIYKYQIGEGKIKILLWSQMHGNESTTTKALFDFLNLLHDGSDFADKLLNTFTFCCIPMLNPDGAALYTRENANKVDLNRDSQNLSQPESVVLRAVFEAFRPDFCYNLHDQRTIFGVGDTGKPATLSFLAPSYNEEREVNATRMKAINLIAAMNERLQAYIPGQIGRFDDSFNINCIGDTFQYLGVPTVLFEAGHFQEDYQREETRKYVFMALVLSFSILSENDIVVNRIDNYMRIPQNNIVFYDFIYKNVKINYDGIEKITNFASQFKEELVEGDICFNAYIVEIGDLSGRWGHCEYDAKGAHFEAVYGNVPIINEKADFYLGENCKFVNGLIKN from the coding sequence ATGGATTTAGAACAATTATTCATCAAAAACAAAGAGCAGTCTATAGCAGGAAGGTATCTTACTTTAGATGCTATTGAGCCGCTTTTAAACAAATTAAATACCAATAATCAGCTTTCAATTATTGGTCAGTCAGTACTTGAAAAACCAATTTATAAATACCAGATTGGAGAAGGAAAAATCAAAATATTGCTTTGGTCGCAAATGCATGGAAACGAAAGTACCACAACTAAGGCTTTATTTGACTTTCTAAATCTGCTGCATGATGGTTCTGATTTTGCAGATAAACTACTAAATACTTTTACTTTTTGTTGTATTCCGATGTTGAATCCGGATGGAGCAGCATTGTATACTCGGGAAAATGCCAATAAAGTAGATTTAAACCGCGATTCTCAGAACCTTAGTCAGCCTGAGAGCGTGGTGCTGAGAGCGGTTTTTGAGGCCTTTAGACCTGATTTTTGTTATAATTTGCACGATCAACGAACCATTTTTGGGGTTGGTGATACAGGAAAACCGGCAACATTGTCTTTTTTGGCTCCTTCTTATAACGAGGAAAGGGAAGTAAATGCGACTAGAATGAAAGCGATTAATCTTATTGCAGCTATGAATGAACGGTTACAAGCTTATATTCCTGGGCAAATTGGTCGTTTTGATGATTCTTTTAATATTAACTGTATTGGAGATACTTTTCAGTATTTGGGAGTGCCTACTGTTTTGTTTGAAGCGGGACATTTTCAAGAAGATTATCAAAGAGAAGAGACTCGAAAATATGTGTTTATGGCTTTGGTTTTGAGTTTTTCAATACTTAGCGAAAACGATATAGTTGTCAATAGAATTGATAATTATATGCGTATTCCTCAAAATAATATCGTTTTTTATGATTTTATATATAAAAATGTCAAAATAAATTATGATGGTATTGAAAAAATCACGAATTTTGCTTCACAATTCAAAGAAGAGTTAGTTGAAGGCGATATTTGTTTTAATGCCTATATAGTAGAAATTGGAGATTTGAGCGGTCGTTGGGGGCATTGTGAGTACGATGCTAAAGGAGCGCATTTTGAAGCGGTGTATGGGAATGTGCCAATTATAAATGAAAAAGCCGATTTTTATTTAGGTGAAAACTGTAAATTTGTTAATGGATTGATAAAAAATTAA